In Carassius gibelio isolate Cgi1373 ecotype wild population from Czech Republic chromosome B19, carGib1.2-hapl.c, whole genome shotgun sequence, one DNA window encodes the following:
- the sgo1 gene encoding shugoshin 1 isoform X3 — MVRERVVQKKSFQQSLDDIKDKMKEKRNRRLASALAASHGLSKLKNKHTATVKPFVLKSVQVNNKALAVALQTEREKVRQAQGVILQLKKERQALIFHLLMLKRTLKDRKPAESAQVSPVETSPPHPISPKPVHVVETDIPDHLSAEPPFTAEAVPGCRSDRQVSLPPTVGTRRKRRSEVVRRRSSRFDSGRVEKFDTVDVKREDTIDNRQEMGLNTPLEEVCHEQEELNEEQAGQKTGPNCEFDLEISEVPSIQHSTPEPPQRPTRQPKKKPTQAAPRPKPERGRKPDRAPLKKPWENPKPRARSKSRDRSQSRVKGPLLPADRLNSSLGGNDTFDFDCEEAIHLTPFKAGTKAVEKPSPDAPDKEDEVLPSPVAMETNNSLSEDEQDEDDSPYIPKRRSRRARSPPPRRARSKRRSAQEARANQGKEKQDHVEIQYTEKRGPETEEIGLYLHDDLDPGLLLPHSPVCAPPEKPSQSEPSQEICQAPPSVVSVESPIPITPGGEAELMMIDCPIFEFPKHPCSSSDQENEMPLVNRSRRKAHQKPMSAQNTPQSSSRKRRCTSTVNYKEPSISSKLRRGDKFTDTRFLRSPIFKQKPTSRRSSIKKMELYNESFVGCR, encoded by the exons ATGGTTCGGGAGCGGGTGGTGCAGAAGAAGTCCTTCCAGCAAAGTCTGGACGACATCAAGGACAAAATGAAGGAAAAGAGAAACAGGCGTCTCGCCAGCGCTTTAGCTGCCAGCCACGGCCTGTCCaaactgaagaacaaacacacaG CTACAGTGAAGCCGTTTGTCCTGAAAAGCGTGCAGGTGAATAACAAAGCGCTTGCAGTGGCCCTGCAGACAGAGAGGGAGAAGGTACGGCAAGCACAGGGGGTCATCCTGCAGCTCAAGAAAGAAAGACAAGCGCTCATCTTTCACCTGCTGATGCTGAAGAGGACGCTTAAAGATCGAAAACCTGCTGAAAGTGCCCAG GTTTCTCCTGTTGAGACGAGTCCACCTCATCCCATCAGTCCTAA ACCCGTACATGTGGTTGAGACCGATATCCCTGATCATCTCTCAGCAGAACCACCTTTTACTGCAG AGGCTGTTCCAGGTTGTCGTAGTGACAGACAGGTTTCGTTGCCCCCCACAGTAGGAACAAGGCGAAAGAGACGCTCTGAGGTTGTGAGGAGGCGAAGCTCACGTTTTGACTCTGGCAGGGTTGAGAAATTTGACACAGTAGATGTGAAAAGAGAAGATACTATTGATAACAGACAAGAGATGGGGCTAAACACACCATTGGAGGAGGTGTGTCATGAACAAGAAGAGCTTAATGAGGAACAAGCTGGACAAAAAACAGGGCCGAACTGTGAGTTCGACCTAGAGATTTCTGAAGTCCCATCCATTCAGCACTCGACACCTGAGCCCCCCCAGCGGCCCACCAGACAGCCCAAGAAGAAACCTACCCAAGCTGCTCCCCGCCCCAAACCAGAGAGGGGACGCAAACCAGACCGAGCCCCATTAAAGAAACCATGGGAAAACCCCAAACCCCGTGCTCGCTCCAAGAGCCGGGACCGATCTCAGAGTCGTGTAAAAGGGCCGCTTCTACCTGCCGATCGCCTTAACTCCTCGTTGGGCGGCAATGATACCTTTGACTTCGACTGTGAAGAGGCCATCCATCTAACGCCTTTCAAAGCAGGAACCAAAGCTGTGGAGAAACCATCACCTGATGCTCCGGATAAAGAGGACGAGGTCCTGCCCAGTCctgttgccatggaaaccaaCAACAGCCTCTCAGAAGATGAACAGGATGAGGATGATTCTCCTTACATACCAAAGAGGAGATCCAGAAGAGCTCGGAGTCCACCGCCCAGACGGGCTCGCTCTAAAAGACGGTCCGCTCAAGAGGCCAGAGCAAACCAAGGAAAAGAAAAGCAGGACCATGTTGAAATACAGTACACGG AAAAAAGGGGGCCTGAAACTGAAGAAATTGGCCTGTATCTCCACGATGATCTTGACCCAGGCCTTCTGCTCCCACATTCACCAGTTTGTGCTCCTCCTGAGAAACCCAGCCAATCAGAACCAAGCCAAGAGATCTGCCAAG CGCCACCTTCTGTTGTTTCAGTGGAGTCTCCGATCCCGATTACTCCTGGTGGAGAGGCGGAGCTTATGATGATTGACTGCCCAATATTTGAATTTCCAAAGCACCCTTGCAGCTCATCCGACCAGGAAAATGAAATGCCCTTGGTGAATAGAAGCAGGAGAAAAG CCCATCAGAAGCCCATGTCTGCTCAGAACACCCCTCAAAGCTCCAGTCGTAAGCGCCGCTGTACGAGTACTGTCAACTACAAGGAGCCCTCGATCAGCTC GAAACTTCGACGTGGTGACAAATTTACAGACACGCGTTTCCTGCGTTCCCCCATCTTCAAACAGAAACCCACTTCCCGTCGGAGTTCAATTAAAAAGATGGAATTATATAACGAGTCTTTTGTGGGTTGTCGTTGA
- the sgo1 gene encoding shugoshin 1 isoform X2: protein MVRERVVQKKSFQQSLDDIKDKMKEKRNRRLASALAASHGLSKLKNKHTATVKPFVLKSVQVNNKALAVALQTEREKVRQAQGVILQLKKERQALIFHLLMLKRTLKDRKPAESAQVSPVETSPPHPISPKPVHVVETDIPDHLSAEPPFTAEAVPGCRSDRQVSLPPTVGTRRKRRSEVVRRRSSRFDSGRVEKFDTVDVKREDTIDNRQEMGLNTPLEEVCHEQEELNEEQAGQKTGPNCEFDLEISEVPSIQHSTPEPPQRPTRQPKKKPTQAAPRPKPERGRKPDRAPLKKPWENPKPRARSKSRDRSQSRVKGPLLPADRLNSSLGGNDTFDFDCEEAIHLTPFKAGTKAVEKPSPDAPDKEDEVLPSPVAMETNNSLSEDEQDEDDSPYIPKRRSRRARSPPPRRARSKRRSAQEARANQGKEKQDHVEIQYTEKRGPETEEIGLYLHDDLDPGLLLPHSPVCAPPEKPSQSEPSQEICQVESPIPITPGGEAELMMIDCPIFEFPKHPCSSSDQENEMPLVNRSRRKGGLVVRSFLGLGLSDVTNLSPAAHQKPMSAQNTPQSSSRKRRCTSTVNYKEPSISSKLRRGDKFTDTRFLRSPIFKQKPTSRRSSIKKMELYNESFVGCR from the exons ATGGTTCGGGAGCGGGTGGTGCAGAAGAAGTCCTTCCAGCAAAGTCTGGACGACATCAAGGACAAAATGAAGGAAAAGAGAAACAGGCGTCTCGCCAGCGCTTTAGCTGCCAGCCACGGCCTGTCCaaactgaagaacaaacacacaG CTACAGTGAAGCCGTTTGTCCTGAAAAGCGTGCAGGTGAATAACAAAGCGCTTGCAGTGGCCCTGCAGACAGAGAGGGAGAAGGTACGGCAAGCACAGGGGGTCATCCTGCAGCTCAAGAAAGAAAGACAAGCGCTCATCTTTCACCTGCTGATGCTGAAGAGGACGCTTAAAGATCGAAAACCTGCTGAAAGTGCCCAG GTTTCTCCTGTTGAGACGAGTCCACCTCATCCCATCAGTCCTAA ACCCGTACATGTGGTTGAGACCGATATCCCTGATCATCTCTCAGCAGAACCACCTTTTACTGCAG AGGCTGTTCCAGGTTGTCGTAGTGACAGACAGGTTTCGTTGCCCCCCACAGTAGGAACAAGGCGAAAGAGACGCTCTGAGGTTGTGAGGAGGCGAAGCTCACGTTTTGACTCTGGCAGGGTTGAGAAATTTGACACAGTAGATGTGAAAAGAGAAGATACTATTGATAACAGACAAGAGATGGGGCTAAACACACCATTGGAGGAGGTGTGTCATGAACAAGAAGAGCTTAATGAGGAACAAGCTGGACAAAAAACAGGGCCGAACTGTGAGTTCGACCTAGAGATTTCTGAAGTCCCATCCATTCAGCACTCGACACCTGAGCCCCCCCAGCGGCCCACCAGACAGCCCAAGAAGAAACCTACCCAAGCTGCTCCCCGCCCCAAACCAGAGAGGGGACGCAAACCAGACCGAGCCCCATTAAAGAAACCATGGGAAAACCCCAAACCCCGTGCTCGCTCCAAGAGCCGGGACCGATCTCAGAGTCGTGTAAAAGGGCCGCTTCTACCTGCCGATCGCCTTAACTCCTCGTTGGGCGGCAATGATACCTTTGACTTCGACTGTGAAGAGGCCATCCATCTAACGCCTTTCAAAGCAGGAACCAAAGCTGTGGAGAAACCATCACCTGATGCTCCGGATAAAGAGGACGAGGTCCTGCCCAGTCctgttgccatggaaaccaaCAACAGCCTCTCAGAAGATGAACAGGATGAGGATGATTCTCCTTACATACCAAAGAGGAGATCCAGAAGAGCTCGGAGTCCACCGCCCAGACGGGCTCGCTCTAAAAGACGGTCCGCTCAAGAGGCCAGAGCAAACCAAGGAAAAGAAAAGCAGGACCATGTTGAAATACAGTACACGG AAAAAAGGGGGCCTGAAACTGAAGAAATTGGCCTGTATCTCCACGATGATCTTGACCCAGGCCTTCTGCTCCCACATTCACCAGTTTGTGCTCCTCCTGAGAAACCCAGCCAATCAGAACCAAGCCAAGAGATCTGCCAAG TGGAGTCTCCGATCCCGATTACTCCTGGTGGAGAGGCGGAGCTTATGATGATTGACTGCCCAATATTTGAATTTCCAAAGCACCCTTGCAGCTCATCCGACCAGGAAAATGAAATGCCCTTGGTGAATAGAAGCAGGAGAAAAG GTGGGCTGGTTGTTCGCTCCTTTCTGGGCTTGGGTTTGAGTGATGTGACAAATCTCTCCCCCGCAGCCCATCAGAAGCCCATGTCTGCTCAGAACACCCCTCAAAGCTCCAGTCGTAAGCGCCGCTGTACGAGTACTGTCAACTACAAGGAGCCCTCGATCAGCTC GAAACTTCGACGTGGTGACAAATTTACAGACACGCGTTTCCTGCGTTCCCCCATCTTCAAACAGAAACCCACTTCCCGTCGGAGTTCAATTAAAAAGATGGAATTATATAACGAGTCTTTTGTGGGTTGTCGTTGA
- the sgo1 gene encoding shugoshin 1 isoform X1 produces the protein MVRERVVQKKSFQQSLDDIKDKMKEKRNRRLASALAASHGLSKLKNKHTATVKPFVLKSVQVNNKALAVALQTEREKVRQAQGVILQLKKERQALIFHLLMLKRTLKDRKPAESAQVSPVETSPPHPISPKPVHVVETDIPDHLSAEPPFTAEAVPGCRSDRQVSLPPTVGTRRKRRSEVVRRRSSRFDSGRVEKFDTVDVKREDTIDNRQEMGLNTPLEEVCHEQEELNEEQAGQKTGPNCEFDLEISEVPSIQHSTPEPPQRPTRQPKKKPTQAAPRPKPERGRKPDRAPLKKPWENPKPRARSKSRDRSQSRVKGPLLPADRLNSSLGGNDTFDFDCEEAIHLTPFKAGTKAVEKPSPDAPDKEDEVLPSPVAMETNNSLSEDEQDEDDSPYIPKRRSRRARSPPPRRARSKRRSAQEARANQGKEKQDHVEIQYTEKRGPETEEIGLYLHDDLDPGLLLPHSPVCAPPEKPSQSEPSQEICQAPPSVVSVESPIPITPGGEAELMMIDCPIFEFPKHPCSSSDQENEMPLVNRSRRKGGLVVRSFLGLGLSDVTNLSPAAHQKPMSAQNTPQSSSRKRRCTSTVNYKEPSISSKLRRGDKFTDTRFLRSPIFKQKPTSRRSSIKKMELYNESFVGCR, from the exons ATGGTTCGGGAGCGGGTGGTGCAGAAGAAGTCCTTCCAGCAAAGTCTGGACGACATCAAGGACAAAATGAAGGAAAAGAGAAACAGGCGTCTCGCCAGCGCTTTAGCTGCCAGCCACGGCCTGTCCaaactgaagaacaaacacacaG CTACAGTGAAGCCGTTTGTCCTGAAAAGCGTGCAGGTGAATAACAAAGCGCTTGCAGTGGCCCTGCAGACAGAGAGGGAGAAGGTACGGCAAGCACAGGGGGTCATCCTGCAGCTCAAGAAAGAAAGACAAGCGCTCATCTTTCACCTGCTGATGCTGAAGAGGACGCTTAAAGATCGAAAACCTGCTGAAAGTGCCCAG GTTTCTCCTGTTGAGACGAGTCCACCTCATCCCATCAGTCCTAA ACCCGTACATGTGGTTGAGACCGATATCCCTGATCATCTCTCAGCAGAACCACCTTTTACTGCAG AGGCTGTTCCAGGTTGTCGTAGTGACAGACAGGTTTCGTTGCCCCCCACAGTAGGAACAAGGCGAAAGAGACGCTCTGAGGTTGTGAGGAGGCGAAGCTCACGTTTTGACTCTGGCAGGGTTGAGAAATTTGACACAGTAGATGTGAAAAGAGAAGATACTATTGATAACAGACAAGAGATGGGGCTAAACACACCATTGGAGGAGGTGTGTCATGAACAAGAAGAGCTTAATGAGGAACAAGCTGGACAAAAAACAGGGCCGAACTGTGAGTTCGACCTAGAGATTTCTGAAGTCCCATCCATTCAGCACTCGACACCTGAGCCCCCCCAGCGGCCCACCAGACAGCCCAAGAAGAAACCTACCCAAGCTGCTCCCCGCCCCAAACCAGAGAGGGGACGCAAACCAGACCGAGCCCCATTAAAGAAACCATGGGAAAACCCCAAACCCCGTGCTCGCTCCAAGAGCCGGGACCGATCTCAGAGTCGTGTAAAAGGGCCGCTTCTACCTGCCGATCGCCTTAACTCCTCGTTGGGCGGCAATGATACCTTTGACTTCGACTGTGAAGAGGCCATCCATCTAACGCCTTTCAAAGCAGGAACCAAAGCTGTGGAGAAACCATCACCTGATGCTCCGGATAAAGAGGACGAGGTCCTGCCCAGTCctgttgccatggaaaccaaCAACAGCCTCTCAGAAGATGAACAGGATGAGGATGATTCTCCTTACATACCAAAGAGGAGATCCAGAAGAGCTCGGAGTCCACCGCCCAGACGGGCTCGCTCTAAAAGACGGTCCGCTCAAGAGGCCAGAGCAAACCAAGGAAAAGAAAAGCAGGACCATGTTGAAATACAGTACACGG AAAAAAGGGGGCCTGAAACTGAAGAAATTGGCCTGTATCTCCACGATGATCTTGACCCAGGCCTTCTGCTCCCACATTCACCAGTTTGTGCTCCTCCTGAGAAACCCAGCCAATCAGAACCAAGCCAAGAGATCTGCCAAG CGCCACCTTCTGTTGTTTCAGTGGAGTCTCCGATCCCGATTACTCCTGGTGGAGAGGCGGAGCTTATGATGATTGACTGCCCAATATTTGAATTTCCAAAGCACCCTTGCAGCTCATCCGACCAGGAAAATGAAATGCCCTTGGTGAATAGAAGCAGGAGAAAAG GTGGGCTGGTTGTTCGCTCCTTTCTGGGCTTGGGTTTGAGTGATGTGACAAATCTCTCCCCCGCAGCCCATCAGAAGCCCATGTCTGCTCAGAACACCCCTCAAAGCTCCAGTCGTAAGCGCCGCTGTACGAGTACTGTCAACTACAAGGAGCCCTCGATCAGCTC GAAACTTCGACGTGGTGACAAATTTACAGACACGCGTTTCCTGCGTTCCCCCATCTTCAAACAGAAACCCACTTCCCGTCGGAGTTCAATTAAAAAGATGGAATTATATAACGAGTCTTTTGTGGGTTGTCGTTGA
- the LOC127979048 gene encoding 60S ribosomal protein L14, whose amino-acid sequence MAAPTRLQLPVEFLAPWFVDAAHAQSSNGRLFIPERKSFVLFLPQSAIMVFKRFVEIGRVAFVAFGPYEGKLVAIVDVIDQNRALVDGPCTGVKRQALPFKCLQLTDYVIKVPHSARQKYVRRAWEKAEINKKWEESSWAKKIEARKKRAAMSDFDRFKVMKAKKMRNKIIKHELKKLQKAATQKKA is encoded by the exons atggcagcccccacccgacttcaacttccggtcgagttccttgccccttggtttgTAGACGCCGCGCACGCGCAGTCCTCAAACGGAAGGCTCTTCATTCCAGAGCGGAAGTCCTTCGTTCTTTTTCTACCACAGTCTGCCATCATG GTGTTTAAGCGCTTTGTCGAGATCGGCCGCGTTGCCTTCGTTGCATTCGGACCCTACGAGGGCAAACTGGTGGCAATTGTAGATGTCATTGACCAAAACAGG GCATTGGTAGATGGCCCATGCACTGGAGTCAAGAGACAAGCTTTGCCATTCAAGTGCTTGCAGCTCACTGACTACGTCATCAAAGTACCTCACAG CGCCCGTCAGAAGTACGTGAGGCGCGCCTGGGAAAAGGCTGAGATCAACAAGAAGTGGGAAGAAAGCAGCTGGGCCAAGAAGATTGAGGCCAGAAAGAAG aGGGCTGCAATGTCTGACTTTGACCGCTTCAAGGTGATGAAGGCCAAGAAAATG AGGAACAAGATCATTAAGCATGAGTTGAAGAAGCTCCAGAAAGCTGCAACACAAAAGAAAGCATGA
- the LOC127979047 gene encoding 1-acylglycerol-3-phosphate O-acyltransferase ABHD5 has product MRTDQEEFVLTQRRSWWISSWLPSWCPTSLSHLIKAENKILKPIKEKFTQGYVPISNGNYIWTLGFNERESSSGDQCHQVPLVLLHGFGGGVGLWVKNLPALALEGQPVFALDMLGFGRSSRPTFGSDAKDAEEQFVQALEDWRKAEGLEYMILVGHDLGGYVSAAYALKYPHRLKHLVLVEPWGFAARPNVQEHWVPIWIKVFGAAMNPFNPLGLLRLAGPLGPLLLQLLRSDFKQKYASVFADDTVADYIYHVNAQTASGETAFKNMTIPYAWPQHPMMDRVEMISPSLPMTFIYGSRSNIDGQSGKAIQEMRPNSQTEIIVIQGAGHYVFADQSEDFNQAVIKICNNVKHNGKDE; this is encoded by the exons ATGAGAACAGATCAAGAGGAATTTGTGCTTACACAAAGGAG GTCCTGGTGGATCTCCAGTTGGCTGCCATCCTGGTGTCCCACCTCACTCTCCCATCTTATAAAAGCAGAAAACAAAATCCTGAAAC CCATCAAAGAGAAATTTACTCAAGGATATGTTCCCATATCTAATGGAAACTACATATGGACTCTTGGCTTTAATGAAAGAGAAAGCTCATCTGGGGATCAATGCCATCAGGTCCCACTGGTGCTGCTACATGGTTTTGGGGGTGGAGTGGGTCTGTGGGTAAAAAACCTACCTGCCCTTGCATTGGAAGGACAGCCCGTGTTTGCATTGGACATGTTAGGTTTTGGACGCAGCAGTCGACCAACTTTTGGCAGCGATGCCAAGGATGCAGAGGAGCAGTTTGTACAAGCCCTGGAGGACTGGAGAAAAGCAGAAGGGTTGGAATATATGATTCTTGTTGGCCATGATCTTGGTGGATATGTGTCCGCTGCATATGCCCTGAAATATCCTCACAG ATTGAAGCACTTGGTGTTGGTGGAGCCTTGGGGTTTTGCAGCGAGACCAAATGTTCAGGAGCATTGGGTTCCCATCTGGATTAAAGTATTCGGAGCAGCAATGAATCCATTTAACCCTCTTGGTCTGCTTAGGCTGGCAGGCCCACTGG GTCCTTTGTTGCTACAGCTTTTGCGATCAGATTTCAAGCAGAAATATGCTTCTGTATTTGCTGATGACACAGTGGCTGATTACATATACCATGTGAACGCACAAACAGCCAG CGGTGAGACAGCGTTTAAAAACATGACGATCCCATATGCATGGCCTCAGCACCCCATGATGGACCGTGTGGAGATGATCAGTCCCTCTCTTCCCATGACCTTCATCTACGGATCACGTTCCAACATCGATGGCCAATCAGGAAAGGCAATTCAAGAAATGAGACCCAACTCACAGACAGAAATCATA GTCATTCAGGGTGCAGGTCACTACGTATTCGCAGACCAATCCGAGGACTTCAACCAGGCTGTGATCAAGATCTGCAATAATGTCAAGCACAATGGGAAggatgaatga